One Hermetia illucens chromosome 4, iHerIll2.2.curated.20191125, whole genome shotgun sequence DNA segment encodes these proteins:
- the LOC119653414 gene encoding nucleoprotein TPR isoform X2, with protein sequence MDDKGSGVLVKFLTKEELQKIPGNVKKKVEKYFEERFEEFLTAKALGEASKNSLDEVRENFEKQVADLTSKIQDYEAKLEASQQNVNELREQLDNSRQEVSRLVETTKKYEAEAAECRREKNNAIDERDSLMKMVERRAAEVERFQSDLKAYESQLQTAINAKCEAVAKMDEIKSKEVSLDYKEKRMEQEKAMLTNQIRSLSEDLNRNIAELQTIRRDNTMKNLELQTKLTEKTEELKIANSTISHLNETVSSLTIKAEDLAAKMLAQSEESTKMMEYYKKELQAKEKLADLYKNTSEDSVAQTNELGAAVSELKRLLNEASDQYGELETKMKALEMKHEQELSEKENLIQSLKEELKHANDLLKAAQDENLENAIEKLAPSAAVTTRLIKADMSLTELYSLYVKTTEELQLQKKENARAELQMKSILQELEEKAPIFSKLQLEHQKLIDVNNELSQQLENVITERVEVREELQESITKIKHLQHENKKLKLGQNDLARQVCYLLKEVEQVRGGFSSENEQSISSDMSANEVISKKLVTFGDITELQENNQKLILLVRDLSSKLEELEEAQNSMDQASYESKIASYSKRLQEMQESQDYQAQMLTISMQKCERYKKLYYDSMRSAGKNMAQVIDGSLNDQMEVGEEENIAAGSSNSIASSETIASKDKRINELEDRIKELTEQIKKMKEEHEEYRKEKLTNEKMMNEQFDSMRTELRELTSSNCKLMSTVEYNNEQIKIQQKNVATYKKQITTLEERNRNYENTIVKHEQTIMYLKDETMNAQRKLASAEVQLDNMKQECRLLRDTEARLHLEREGFLRERQTQNLLLNNLEMIKASFERSETEGRQRLEVRLDEAIRECSALRRRLQEEQDRFRELTVDLKRQTDTAKARMEEEQQVAEKLQQEVANLREELLTKTNQIDDLSKKLQESLTPSKNDNPIAQANKKAREFELKYEEAALEIESLKKEIERTREHAQQYCKLSQSSEQELKELHNEYSQYKLKTEEELKKLRAFEIALKSRIEELDTEIQLQITGAQLSSGNSSQQVQKVQAELKEALQKLSENNREMRDLREQCNNLTSSLQSVEQKYANEMMLHSADIQELSRLKEELHRVREQIAEIKAARDKSVAVLEEMKSGYAERDEKLKKEKEELEKRLIDLDAQNAALHDQIQALSSKLATTTNGPAATSDEAMNESTNADHSMTNKSFTDDESKSNDQLLQIIKYLRKEKDIAVAKVDILKSENVRLLSEQNIAQKKLEELNASLSNERTKSEVVVVTATKHEEILRKVETLNAITDSNRILREERDTLSVRVKELTERVTKVEDELFPLQEKNREQNAKIEEMQAENTSLRTEATRWRQRANILVERSNKNPEEFKRIQSERESLAKMLTAEKEALKQAHEELNSIRADKARLETEMNNLNRQIQTVTEEKKKVVDDFNLLKQQNTRLTQEIMELKNQLLQKEDELKKIGEDIASKDNQLADLKNKEFQIRKIAKRYKDSYFELKNQIDGKDGTGAAEGDPQNPGEGTSASKQETEKELKEKINELNAQIKQAQEETEKYRKENENFKLTLDKEERNKTLLKEAKTRILSLTETKNAVTRELAATKAQLQNIEQNRDDNDLIVSGIKSQYESRIARLEQDQINHEKESKETIARLTRENENLLLRINQLQRQLGLQQVSKPSTSSSSSSEKGSSDPPRTANVKPMSGPSGQQSATVTPWRGSETPLASIRPMSVQNSRTAAVLPTSQTSNVAAIQGSSSGSVTALVPPQQQVHTTGNSPGEAMSSSPTSSHTDYMPATSSAAVVVAAIPPMGANAAESSQEAESVPTQNNESTSSSSSAQMLVSGGQQQQAVALVSPRVEGTSQNIVPPQSAQSQDTIQPSTSGTSSTSNISVSSHHQASSSSTVTTTQAGGHKRPRDVEGDSSTSNEELSDKAPVQTKRQRIQTGEAAACQGVTESGLDVEYQVPTSSQRDQEDDIIIVDSEEDDGMADEGNADVDDGPMEDEADNGEGYEMEESYEPEQDIDEGEGPDIDEDNIQSDTNEVEVDDSSEVPNQSGTSSSTNHVAPDASTSQVVDQSTADQATEGQIQPEGQQIPAISSGSEAAGSSSQASSQSTSNWRQVTPLSRQQQATLLMLQQGYEETGDDSIVPSTPTLYAPRRADGEAVSSPHPQVPHAARFTFSESSSSTTTTSRPGASGEGGEDAHADMAEDTSGRGTATNIQESSSETGATVTESTSSTEKADQVAASNAQDAGPSRSEDISAEAGGAAADAEATPEGASTSDVHEGEQSQLEEADIEEEEGLDGVTSEGEKASAGTEETAEIEEGREAEATTSPTINTRSRTVRTTPQNRRNNRNQHQQRGGRPTPIIWQDQHRGGGGGGRHMNQGGNMRASGGNEQNSPQRGAFQNRGQRARRMRRPSGPSFGNRY encoded by the exons ATGGATGATAAAGGGAGCGGCGTGCTCGTGAAGTTTCTGACAAAAGAGGAACTGCAGAAGATCCCGGGCAATGTcaagaaaaaagtggaaaagtatTTTGAGGAACGGTTCGAGGAATTCTTGACAGCGAAAGCGTTGGGCGAGGCATCGAAGAACAGTTTAG ACGAGGTTCGggaaaatttcgaaaagcaAGTCGCCGACCTTACATCCAAAATACAAGACTACGAAGCCAAGTTGGAAGCGTCTCAACAGAACGTCAATGAACTCCGTGAACAGCTCGACAATTCCCGACAGGAAGTCAGTCGGCTTGTTGAAACTACTAAGAAATATGAAGCCGAGGCAGCAGAATGTCGTCGTGAAAAGAACAACGCCATCGACGAGCGCGATTCGCTAATGAAAATGGTCGAACGACGCGCAGCTGAAGTTGAACGATTCCAGTCTGATCTAAAAGCTTACGAATCCCAATTACAGACGGCTATCAATGCTAAGTGTGAAGCTGTAGCTAAAATGGATGAAATTAAGAGCAAAGAAGTTTCATTGGATTACAAAGAGAAACGTATGGAGCAGGAGAAAGCCATGCTAACGAATCAAATTCGTAGTTTGTCAGAAGATTTGAATCGAAATATCGCAGAACTTCAAACAATCCGTCGCGACAATACCATGAAAAATTTGGAATTACAAACAAAACTAACTGAAAAGACTGAAGAATTGAAAATAGCCAATAGTACCATTTCACACTTGAATGAAACCGTTAGCTCACTGACCATCAAGGCTGAAGATTTGGCCGCGAAAATGCTTGCACAAAGCGAAGAATCTACAAAGATGATGGAGTACTACAAGAAGGAGCTCCAAGCCAAGGAGAAACTGGCCGATTTATACAAGAATACTAGCGAGGATAGCGTTGCACAGACGAACGAATTAGGTGCAGCCGTGAGCGAGCTGAAAAGGCTGCTGAATGAGGCCTCAGATCAATacggagaactggaaactaaaaTGAAAGCCTTAGAAATGAAACATGAACAAGAGCTAAGCGAGAAGGAAAATCTCATTCAAAGTCTCAAGGAAGAGTTGAAACATGCAAACGATTTACTAAAAGCCGCACAAGATGAGAATCTTGAGAACGCAATTGAAAAGTTGGCACCTTCTGCAGCAGTAACCACCCGTTTGATCAAAGCAGACATGTCTTTGACCGAGCTCTACTCTCTCTACGTAAAGACGACCGAGGAACTGCAACTCCAGAAGAAGGAAAACGCTCGGGCTGAACTTCAAATGAAATCAATTCTGCAAGAGCTTGAAGAGAAGGCTCCGATATTCAGTAAACTTCAGTTGGAACACCAAAAACTGATAGATGTGAATAACGAGCTCTCGCAGCAACTGGAAAATGTCATAACAGAACGCGTTGAAGTGAGGGAGGAACTTCAGGAAAGTATCACTAAGATCAAACATCTACAGCATGAAAACAAGAAGCTTAAGCTCGGACAAAACGACCTTGCCCGCCAGGTGTGCTATCTTTTGAAGGAAGTCGAGCAAGTCCGAGGTGGATTCTCTTCGGAGAACGAGCAATCGATCTCATCCGACATGTCGGCGAATGAAGTGATCTCAAAGAAACTGGTCACATTCGGAGACATTACAGAGCTGCAGGAGAACAATCAGAAGCTTATTCTGCTCGTTAGGGATTTGAGTTCCAAATTGGAGGAGCTGGAAGAAGCTCAAAATAGCATGGACCAAGCCTCATACGAGAGCAAAATTGCCTCTTACAGCAAGAGACTCCAAGAAATGCAGGAATCGCAAGACTACCAAGCCCAAATGCTCACAATAAGTATGCAGAAGTGTGAAAGGTATAAGAAGCTCTACTACGACTCCATGCGAAGTGCTGGAAAGAATATGGCACAAGTCATCGACGGCTCTCTTAATGATCAAATGGAAGTTGGTGAAGAAGAAAACATTGCCGCCGGTTCCAGTAATAGTATCGCTTCAAGCGAGACAATTGCCAGCAAGGACAAACGCATTAACGAATTGGAAGATCGCATCAAGGAGTTGACggaacaaattaaaaaaatgaaggaagaacATGAAGAGTATCGTAAGGAGAAACTCACGAACGAGAAGATGATGAACGAACAGTTCGACTCAATGAGAACGGAACTTCGTGAATTGACTTCCTCCAACTGTAAATTGATGTCCACGGTGGAATACAACAATgagcaaattaaaattcaacagaAGAATGTTGCTACCTATAAAAAGCAGATTACAACGTTGGAGGAACGTAATAGGAACTACGAGAACACAATCGTTAAGCACGAACAAACGATAATGTACCTGAAAGACGAGACAATGAATGCCCAGAGGAAGCTTGCTTCAGCCGAAGTGCAACTCGACAATATGAAACAAGAATGCAGATTGCTGCGCGATACTGAAGCTCGACTTCATTTAGAACGAGAAGGTTTTCTCCGAGAGCGGCAAACTCAGAATTTACTACTTAACAATCTGGAGATGATTAAGGCTAGCTTTGAACGCTCAGAGACCGAGGGCCGGCAACGATTGGAAGTCAGGCTTGACGAAGCGATCCGTGAGTGTTCAGCGCTAAGACGCCGCCTTCAGGAAGAGCAAGATCGATTCCGTGAATTAACCGTGGACCTGAAGCGCCAGACCGATACAGCTAAGGCAAGAATGGAAGAGGAACAACAAGTTGCGGAGAAATTGCAGCAGGAAGTGGCAAATCTTCGCGAAGAGCTGCTTACAAAAACCAATCAAATTGACGATTTGAGCAAAAAACTCCAAGAAAGTCTTACGCCTAGTAAGAACGATAATCCAATTGCTCAGGCAAATAAGAAAGCTCGAGAATTTGAGTTGAAATACGAAGAAGCTGCACTCGAGATTGAATCGCTGAAAAAAGAAATTGAGAGAACACGCGAACATGCACAGCAATATTGCAAACTCTCTCAGAGTTCTGAGCAGGAGCTAAAGGAGTTGCACAACGAATATTCACAGTACAAGCTCAAAACAGAAGAAGAATTGAAGAAGCTGCGAGCATTTGAAATCGCATTGAAGTCTAGAATTGAGGAACTCGATACAGAAATCCAATTACAGATCACTGGCGCTCAGTTGTCTTCTGGCAATTCCTCGCAGCAAGTGCAGAAGGTTCAGGCGGAGTTGAAGGAGGCACTGCAGAAACTTAGTGAAAATAATCGAGAAATGCGGGACTTGCGCGAACAATGTAATAACTTGACCTCGTCTCTGCAATCTGTTGAGCAAAAATATGCCAATGAAATGATGCTTCACTCTGCTGACATTCAGGAATTATCCAGGTTGAAAGAAGAACTTCACCGCGTCCGGGAGCAAATCGCTGAAATCAAAGCCGCCCGCGACAAGTCGGTGGCTGTTTTAGAGGAGATGAAGAGTGGATATGCCGAGCGGGATGAGAaactgaaaaaagaaaaggaggagCTTGAAAAGAGATTGATCGACTTAGACGCACAGAATGCAGCACTACATGACCAGATCCAGGCATTGAGTTCGAAATTGGCTACTACTACCAATGGTCCAGCTGCAACCAGCGACGAAGCAATGAACGAATCGACAAATGCTGACCATTCCATGACCAACAAATCTTTCACAGATGATGAATCGAAGAGCAATGACCAACTGCttcaaattattaaatatttgcGAAAGGAGAAAGATATTGCAGTCGCTAAGGTAGACATCCTAAAGTCGGAAAATGTTCGTTTACTCTCAGAGCAGAATATTGCTCAAAAGAAATTGGAGGAATTAAATGCTTCGCTTAGTAATGAGCGCACAAAGTCCGAAGTGGTCGTTGTTACAGCAACGAAACACGAGGAAATTCTTCGAAAAGTTGAAACACTCAACGCTATCACGGACAGCAATAGGATTCTTCGTGAAGAAAGAGACACCCTGTCTGTGCGGGTGAAGGAGTTGACGGAGCGTGTGACCAAGGTTGAGGATGAGCTATTCCCTCTCCAGGAAAAGAACCGCGAACAAAATGCCAAGATTGAAGAAATGCAGGCCGAAAACACATCACTTCGTACGGAAGCCACTCGGTGGAGACAGCGTGCCAATATTCTGGTGGAGCGCAGCAACAAAAATCCAGAAGAATTTAAACGAATACAGAGTGAAAGAGAAAGTCTTGCTAAAATGCTTACTGCCGAAAAGGAAGCGTTGAAGCAAGCGCATGAAGAATTGAATTCAATCCGAGCAGACAAGGCTCGCTTAGAAACAGAAATGAACAATCTCAATCGGCAAATTCAAACAGTCACCgaagagaagaagaaagtagTCGACGATTTCAACCTTCTGAAGCAACAAAATACTCGTCTGACGCAAGAAATTATGGAGCTGAAGAATCAACTTCTTCAGAAGGAGGATGAGTTGAAGAAGATTGGCGAGGATATCGCAAGCAAAGACAATCAGCTCGCTGACCTTAAAAACAAGGAGTTCCAGATCCGCAAAATCGCAAAACGATATAAGGACTCATATTTCGAACTCAAGAATCAGATAGACGGAAAGGACGGAACCGGTGCTGCTGAGGGTGATCCCCAGAATCCTGGAGAAGGAACATCAGCTTCGAAGCAGGAAACCGAAAAAGAATTGAAGGAGAAGATCAACGAACTCAATGCCCAGATAAAACAAGCACAAGAAGAGACTGAGAAGTATcgcaaagaaaatgaaaacttcAAATTAACACTTGACAAGGAGGAGCGCAACAAGACTCTGCTGAAGGAAGCTAAAACAAGAATTTTAAGTTTGACTGAAACTAAGAATGCTGTTACACGCGAACTCGCTGCTACAAAAGCTCAACTGCAAAACATTGAACAGAATCGGGATGACAACGATTTGATCGTAAGTGGAATCAAGAGTCAGTACGAGAGCAGAATCGCGCGACTAGAGCAAGATCAAATCAACCACGAAAAGGAGTCAAAGGAGACCATTGCGCGACTAACCAGAGAGAATGAAAATCTTTTGCTACGAATAAATCAGCTTCAGCGGCAACTCGGCCTTCAACAGGTCTCGAAGCCCTCAACTAGCTCTAGTTCAAGTTCGGAGAAAGGATCTTCGGATCCACCAAGGACAGCCAACGTGAAACCCATGTCAGGGCCTAGCGGGCAACAGTCTGCGACTGTGACACCTTGGAGAGGCAGCGAAACACCTTTAGCTAGCATTCGGCCAATGTCAGTGCAAAACAGCAGGACAGCTGCTGTTCTGCCAACTAGCCAGACGAGCAACGTGGCTGCTATTCAAGGATCTAGCAGTGGAAGTGTTACGGCGCTTGTTCCACCTCAGCAACAAGTCCATACAACTGGCAACAGTCCCGGCGAAGCCATGTCTTCATCGCCAACAAGCTCTCACACAGATTACATGCCAGCAACAAGCTCAGCTGCAGTTGTTGTAGCAGCCATACCACCAATGGGAGCCAATGCGGCTGAGAGTTCTCAAGAAGCCGAAAGCGTTCCCACTCAGAATAATGAATCAACTTCATCATCGTCCTCTGCCCAGATGCTGGTTAGTGGAGGACAGCAACAACAAGCCGTAGCTTTAGTATCTCCTCGGGTTGAAGGAACTTCTCAGAATATTGTTCCACCTCAGTCAGCTCAAAGCCAAGACACGATTCAACCAAGCACATCTGGAACTTCAAGTACTTCAAACATTTCCGTTAGCAGTCACCACCAAGCATCGTCCAGTAGCACTGTGACGACCACTCAAGCCGGTGGGCATAAGAGACCACGAGATGTAGAAGGCGATAGCTCTACAAGTAACGAGGAACTTTCAGATAAAGCGCCAGTTCAAACTAAAAGACAGAGAATACAAACCGGTGAGGCAGCAGCCTGTCAAGGAGTGACTGAATCAGGATTGGATGTAGAATATCAAGTCCCCACTTCCTCACAACGTGATCAAGAGGATGATATCATAATCGTCGACTCTGAGGAAGACGACGGCATGGCAGATGAAGGAAACGCCGATGTAGATGATGGGCCCATggaagatgaagctgataacggAGAGGGGTATGAAATGGAAGAGTCGTATGAGCCAGAGCAGGATATTGATGAAGGTGAAGGACCGGATATTGATGAGGATAATATACAATCTGACACTAATGAAGTGGAAGTTGATGACAGCAGCGAAGTTCCAAATCAATCAGGTACAAGCTCCAGTACAAATCATGTTGCTCCAGATGCCAGTACCAGTCAGGTTGTTGACCAGAGCACCGCCGATCAGGCAACAGAAGGACAAATTCAACCAGAAGGCCAACAAATTCCAGCAATCAGTAGTGGCAGCGAAGCAGCTGGTTCATCGTCACAAGCATCATCGCAAAGTACTTCCAACTGGCGTCAAGTGACACCACTGTCAAGGCAGCAACAAGCTACACTTTTAATGCTCCAACAAGGCTACGAGGAAACGGGCGATGACAGCATTGTTCCAAGCACTCCAACACTATATGCTCCCCGACGAGCTGATGG CGAAGCGGTCAGTTCACCTCATCCACAAGTACCACATGCAGCACGTTTCACCTTTTCGGAATCTTCATCCTCGACAACGACAACTTCAAGACCAGGAGCATCAGGTGAAGGAGGTGAAGATGCCCACGCTGATATGGCAGAAGATACTAGTGGTCGTGGGACAGCTACAAATATTCAAGAATCTTCGTCGGAAACGGGCGCAACAGTGACCGAGAGTACTTCATCGACAGAGAAAGCTGATCAGGTGGCTGCAAGCAATGCCCAGGATGCTGGACCAAGCCGCAGTGAAGATATTAGTGCGGAAGCTGGTGGAGCAGCAGCAG ACGCAGAGGCAACACCCGAAGGTGCATCAACTTCGGATGTGCACGAAGGAGAACAAAGCCAACTTGAAGAAGCCGATATAGAAGAAGAGGAAGGTCTCGACGGTGTTACGTCAGAAGGTGAAAAGGCAAGTGCTGGTACAGAAGAAACTGCAGAG ATTGAAGAGGGACGTGAAGCAGAAGCAACAACATCTCCCACAATAAACACGCGTTCGCGAACGGTGCGGACAACTCCCCAGAACAGACGTAATAACC